In one Methylocaldum szegediense genomic region, the following are encoded:
- the lpxC gene encoding UDP-3-O-acyl-N-acetylglucosamine deacetylase, whose translation MIRQRTLKNVIRGTGVGLHTGEKVYLTLRPAAPNVGIVFRRVDLPEPVIIEARPENVGETTLSTTLVKGDVKISTVEHLLSAFAGLGIDNAYVDVSAPEVPIMDGSAGPFVFLIQSAGVQEQNAPKRFIRIKRKLKVEDGDKWASFEPYEGFKVTFTIDFEHPAFRKEVQTASIDFSSTSFVKEVSRARTFGFMRDIEALRKRRLALGGSMDNAIVVDNYRVLNEDGLRCADEFVKHKILDAIGDLYLLGHSLIGSFTGHKSGHGLNNRLLMELLKQKDAWELVTYMEDDVLPIYFMRAAQAAG comes from the coding sequence ATGATCAGGCAAAGAACACTTAAAAATGTCATCAGAGGTACCGGCGTCGGGCTGCACACCGGGGAGAAGGTTTATTTGACCCTTCGTCCAGCTGCTCCGAACGTTGGTATCGTATTCCGCCGCGTGGATTTGCCTGAACCCGTCATAATCGAGGCGAGACCGGAAAATGTCGGCGAAACCACCCTGTCAACGACCCTTGTCAAGGGTGATGTGAAAATTTCCACCGTCGAGCACCTCTTGTCTGCCTTCGCGGGGCTGGGCATCGACAATGCCTACGTCGATGTCAGTGCCCCGGAAGTCCCCATCATGGATGGTAGCGCAGGGCCGTTTGTATTTCTCATTCAATCGGCCGGCGTCCAGGAACAAAACGCACCGAAGCGCTTCATCAGGATCAAACGCAAACTGAAGGTCGAAGACGGCGACAAATGGGCTAGTTTTGAACCATACGAAGGCTTTAAAGTCACTTTCACGATCGACTTCGAGCACCCCGCGTTTCGCAAGGAGGTACAGACAGCCAGCATCGACTTTTCTTCTACGTCTTTCGTGAAGGAAGTGAGCCGCGCGAGAACCTTCGGTTTCATGCGCGATATCGAAGCCCTGCGCAAACGGCGATTGGCCTTGGGCGGCAGCATGGATAACGCTATCGTGGTGGATAATTATCGTGTTTTGAACGAAGATGGTTTGCGTTGCGCGGATGAATTTGTGAAACACAAGATTTTGGATGCGATTGGAGACCTTTATCTTTTGGGGCACAGCCTTATCGGTTCGTTTACCGGCCATAAATCCGGGCACGGTCTGAACAATCGCTTGCTTATGGAGTTGCTCAAGCAGAAAGATGCTTGGGAATTGGTGACTTACATGGAAGATGACGTGTTGCCGATTTATTTCATGAGAGCAGCCCAGGCCGCCGGTTGA
- a CDS encoding DciA family protein, whose protein sequence is MHRPEPVAGLCQGAALQLIRAQIEKHRQILDAARKALPKFLADHCIDCVIKPDRLILYVDSPAWAAQIRFYAPHLLSTVQQSTGHRFQDLVTRNTFPVTTKPRRKPIGVSSPGFVAKLLKDCALSSPSGELKDALLRLSQTVLTLRNSPSQEID, encoded by the coding sequence ATGCACCGCCCCGAACCCGTTGCGGGGCTCTGCCAAGGGGCCGCGCTTCAACTGATCCGCGCTCAGATCGAAAAGCACCGTCAGATACTCGATGCAGCCAGAAAGGCACTGCCGAAGTTTCTCGCCGACCATTGCATAGATTGCGTCATAAAGCCGGACCGGCTGATTCTCTACGTAGACTCGCCGGCTTGGGCCGCACAAATTCGATTCTACGCACCGCACCTCTTATCCACGGTCCAACAGTCGACCGGCCATCGGTTTCAGGACTTGGTAACCCGTAACACTTTTCCCGTCACTACAAAGCCGCGGCGCAAACCTATCGGCGTCTCGTCGCCTGGATTCGTGGCCAAACTCTTGAAAGATTGCGCATTGTCATCGCCGTCTGGGGAACTCAAGGACGCGCTATTACGGCTGAGCCAAACGGTGCTTACGCTAAGGAACTCGCCGTCCCAAGAAATCGATTGA
- the secA gene encoding preprotein translocase subunit SecA produces the protein MLGKLVKKIVGSRNERIINRKRKLVKKINALEPQFQSLSDDALRQKTQEFRQRLNEGETLDDLLPEAFAAVREASSRVLNMRHFDVQLIGGMVLHDGKIAEMKTGEGKTLVATLAAYLNALPGRGVHVVTVNDYLARRDAEWMGKIYNFLGLSVGVIISGLSAEERRASYAADITYGTNNEFGFDYLRDNMAFSRDQRVQRDRYFAIVDEVDSILIDEARTPLIISGPTEDRSDLYHKINALIPHLKRQEKEGAHGDYTVDEKSRQVYLTEEGHERIEKLLVQQGLINADESLYDAVNIRLMHYINASLRAHALFQRDVDYIVRDNQVIIVDEFTGRAMPGRRWSEGLHQAVEAKENVPVQNENQTLASITFQNYFRLYDKLAGMTGTADTEAAEFHQIYGLEVVVIPTNRPMIRQDLGDLVYLTVREKYNAIIEDIRGCVKRGQPVLVGTTSIENSEFLSGLLRKEGIPHQVLNAKHHEKEAHIIAQAGKPGAVTIATNMAGRGTDIVLGGSLEEDLASVDPNDQATVARLKEEWKARHAQVVEAGGLHVIGSERHESRRIDNQLRGRSGRQGDPGSSRFYLSLEDPLMRIFASDRVAVLMQKLGMKEGEAIEHPWVTRAIESAQRKVEARNFDIRKQLLEYDNVANDQRKVVYHMRDELMEADDISEAITNMRRDVLGQIFTQFIPPHTLEEQWDVKGLEETLLREFGAKLPVQQWLDEDSRLDENRLLAKIIDQMETIYREKSAAIGEPVMRHFEKTVMLQVLDNAWKEHLAAMDHLRQGIHLRGYAQKDPKQEYKREAFEMFTSMLDGIKHEVIGIVSKVQVHSEEEVVVMEEQRRAVPQEMHFEHAEAHALTAEPEEAEIVEKPVKPRPAQPYIRDVAKVGRNEPCPCGSGKKFKHCHGKLD, from the coding sequence ATGCTTGGCAAGCTGGTAAAAAAAATCGTTGGCAGTCGCAACGAAAGAATCATCAATAGAAAACGCAAACTCGTCAAGAAGATCAATGCCCTGGAACCGCAGTTCCAGAGTCTGTCGGATGATGCGTTACGGCAAAAGACCCAAGAGTTCAGGCAACGTCTGAACGAAGGCGAAACGCTCGACGATTTGTTGCCAGAGGCTTTCGCCGCCGTCAGGGAGGCGTCTTCGCGCGTTTTAAATATGCGCCACTTCGATGTTCAGCTCATCGGCGGGATGGTTCTCCACGACGGCAAAATCGCGGAAATGAAGACCGGCGAAGGTAAGACGCTGGTCGCCACCTTGGCGGCGTACCTGAATGCACTGCCCGGTAGAGGCGTGCATGTCGTGACCGTCAACGACTATCTAGCGCGCCGCGACGCCGAGTGGATGGGAAAGATCTACAATTTTCTCGGACTATCTGTGGGTGTCATCATAAGCGGCCTTAGCGCGGAGGAGCGTCGTGCATCCTACGCGGCCGACATCACCTATGGCACCAACAACGAGTTCGGTTTTGATTACCTCCGGGACAATATGGCGTTTTCCCGGGATCAAAGGGTACAGCGAGATAGGTATTTCGCGATCGTCGACGAAGTTGACTCCATTTTGATCGACGAGGCACGGACGCCCCTGATTATTTCAGGACCGACCGAGGACCGTAGCGACCTGTACCACAAGATCAACGCGCTCATACCTCACCTTAAGCGCCAGGAAAAGGAAGGCGCCCACGGCGATTACACCGTCGACGAAAAATCCCGGCAGGTTTATCTCACTGAAGAGGGCCACGAGCGCATCGAGAAGTTGCTGGTTCAGCAAGGGCTGATCAATGCGGATGAAAGTCTGTACGACGCGGTTAATATCCGGCTCATGCATTACATCAACGCGAGTCTGAGGGCGCATGCGCTGTTCCAGCGGGACGTCGACTATATCGTTCGGGACAATCAGGTCATCATCGTAGATGAGTTTACCGGTCGCGCGATGCCGGGACGTCGGTGGTCCGAAGGTCTGCATCAGGCCGTTGAGGCGAAGGAGAACGTGCCGGTCCAAAACGAAAATCAGACGCTGGCTTCCATCACGTTTCAGAATTATTTCCGGCTTTACGACAAACTGGCAGGCATGACCGGTACGGCCGACACCGAGGCGGCCGAATTTCATCAAATCTACGGCCTGGAAGTCGTCGTCATCCCAACCAACCGTCCCATGATTCGGCAAGATCTCGGCGATCTGGTTTATCTGACCGTTCGAGAGAAATACAACGCCATCATCGAGGATATCCGCGGGTGTGTGAAACGCGGCCAACCGGTACTGGTGGGAACCACATCCATCGAAAACTCGGAGTTTCTCTCGGGGCTGCTGCGTAAAGAGGGTATTCCACATCAGGTACTGAACGCTAAACATCACGAGAAGGAGGCCCACATCATCGCGCAGGCCGGCAAGCCCGGTGCGGTGACTATTGCGACTAATATGGCTGGGCGCGGTACCGATATCGTTCTCGGAGGCAGCCTGGAAGAGGATTTGGCGTCAGTCGATCCCAACGATCAGGCAACTGTGGCCCGCTTGAAAGAAGAGTGGAAAGCCCGTCATGCCCAGGTCGTAGAAGCCGGGGGGTTGCATGTCATCGGGTCGGAGAGACACGAATCGCGGCGTATCGACAATCAGTTGAGGGGAAGGTCCGGACGGCAGGGTGACCCCGGTTCGTCACGATTCTATTTGTCCCTGGAAGATCCTTTGATGCGCATTTTTGCTTCCGACCGGGTGGCGGTTCTGATGCAGAAGCTGGGTATGAAGGAAGGTGAGGCGATCGAGCACCCGTGGGTGACACGGGCTATCGAGAGCGCGCAACGTAAGGTGGAGGCGCGCAACTTCGACATTCGCAAGCAGTTGCTGGAGTATGACAACGTCGCCAACGATCAGCGCAAGGTGGTGTACCACATGCGTGACGAACTGATGGAGGCTGACGATATTTCCGAGGCGATTACCAACATGCGCCGCGATGTCCTTGGCCAGATATTCACCCAGTTCATTCCGCCGCATACCTTGGAAGAGCAGTGGGACGTCAAAGGACTGGAGGAAACACTGTTGCGGGAATTCGGGGCGAAGTTGCCTGTGCAGCAATGGTTGGATGAGGATTCGCGCCTGGACGAGAACCGTTTGCTAGCGAAAATCATCGACCAGATGGAAACGATTTACCGGGAAAAAAGTGCCGCGATCGGCGAACCGGTCATGCGCCATTTCGAGAAAACGGTCATGCTGCAAGTTCTCGATAACGCCTGGAAAGAGCATCTGGCAGCCATGGACCACTTGCGCCAAGGCATTCATCTGCGAGGTTACGCACAGAAGGATCCGAAACAGGAGTACAAACGCGAGGCGTTCGAGATGTTCACCTCGATGCTGGATGGCATCAAACACGAGGTGATCGGTATTGTGTCTAAAGTCCAGGTGCACAGCGAGGAGGAAGTGGTCGTTATGGAGGAGCAGCGCCGTGCCGTACCGCAAGAAATGCATTTCGAACACGCCGAGGCGCACGCGCTGACTGCTGAACCCGAAGAAGCGGAAATCGTGGAAAAGCCGGTCAAACCCCGGCCCGCACAGCCTTATATCCGGGATGTTGCAAAAGTCGGGCGCAACGAACCTTGTCCTTGCGGTTCCGGGAAGAAATTCAAGCATTGTCACGGCAAACTGGATTGA
- the argJ gene encoding bifunctional glutamate N-acetyltransferase/amino-acid acetyltransferase ArgJ, translating to MSVASEELNVRKVKGVRLGSACAGIKRNDRDDLVVIEAAEGSICAAVFTQNAFCAAPVIVAREHLGHHPRWLLVNSGNANAGTGQRGLDDARRTCRALARLTGSPAERVLPFSTGVIGEYLPVEKIESALPEALSALDEMGWARAARAIMTTDTRPKGVSRTFDLSGVPVTVTGIAKGAGMIHPNMATMLAFIATDANVEQASLQACLSEAVDSSFNLITVDGDTSTNDACVLLATGAAGNPLLNQESADFQLLSRAVREVCEALAEAIVRDGEGATKLMRIEVEQARNEAEARQVAKTIAHSPLVKTAFFASDPNWGRILAAIGRSGCVDLDISRVSIWLGDVLIVENGGRAASYSEEAGRSVMSENDILIRVALGRGSARQRVLTCDLSYDYVRINAEYRT from the coding sequence ATGAGCGTAGCAAGCGAAGAATTGAATGTGCGGAAAGTAAAGGGGGTTCGGCTTGGCTCGGCGTGCGCTGGTATCAAGCGGAATGATCGCGACGATCTCGTGGTGATCGAAGCGGCCGAGGGGTCTATTTGTGCTGCGGTTTTTACCCAAAATGCCTTTTGCGCCGCTCCTGTCATCGTGGCAAGGGAACACCTCGGCCACCACCCGCGCTGGCTTTTGGTGAATTCCGGCAATGCCAATGCCGGCACCGGCCAACGGGGACTGGACGATGCTCGCCGCACCTGCCGGGCATTGGCGCGTTTGACCGGCAGTCCTGCCGAGCGAGTGCTCCCTTTTTCGACGGGCGTTATCGGCGAGTATCTTCCTGTAGAAAAGATCGAATCGGCTTTACCCGAAGCCTTAAGCGCCTTGGACGAAATGGGGTGGGCTCGGGCTGCGCGCGCGATTATGACAACCGACACTCGACCGAAAGGCGTGAGCCGTACCTTCGATTTGTCGGGTGTGCCCGTGACCGTCACCGGTATTGCCAAAGGCGCCGGTATGATTCATCCCAATATGGCCACCATGTTGGCTTTCATCGCTACCGATGCGAACGTCGAGCAGGCAAGCTTACAAGCTTGTTTGAGCGAGGCCGTGGACAGCTCTTTCAATCTGATCACAGTGGATGGCGACACCTCGACCAACGACGCCTGCGTGTTATTGGCGACAGGCGCGGCCGGCAATCCGTTGCTGAACCAAGAGAGCGCGGATTTTCAACTCCTGTCCCGAGCAGTACGGGAGGTTTGCGAGGCGTTGGCCGAAGCCATCGTACGGGACGGCGAGGGTGCTACCAAGCTGATGCGGATAGAGGTCGAGCAGGCCCGTAACGAGGCCGAGGCGCGCCAAGTGGCCAAGACCATCGCCCATTCGCCCCTGGTCAAGACCGCTTTTTTTGCCAGTGATCCGAATTGGGGACGTATTTTGGCCGCGATTGGTCGGTCGGGTTGCGTTGATCTCGATATTTCCCGTGTGTCGATCTGGCTCGGGGACGTGCTGATCGTGGAAAACGGCGGACGCGCCGCGAGTTACAGCGAGGAAGCCGGACGTTCCGTGATGTCTGAAAACGATATTCTGATTCGGGTTGCGCTGGGAAGGGGGAGCGCGCGTCAACGCGTACTAACCTGTGACCTCTCTTACGATTACGTCCGCATCAATGCGGAATATCGAACCTGA
- a CDS encoding Nudix family hydrolase translates to MSDCSELHVAAGVIRNDRGEILIAKRPAHVHQGDLWEFPGGKLEPGETAREALSREIYEELNLKVIDTSPLIRIRHTYPERRVLLDVWRVDRFDGTPVGMQGQPIRWVSPDDLPRFVFPAANRPIVTAARLPDRYAILDDESGDEAVLRERLYRIVSQGIELIQLRARRLAVHRYEALAEFAEDYCRARGVTLLLNADPEWVSRTSAAGVHLTAERLMRLNGRPLEQDRWVAASCHDLRELRHAERIGVDLAVLAPVLPTPTHPAAKPLGWKRFAELVDQVNLPVFALGGLSPADIEVARWHGAQGVAAIRGFLR, encoded by the coding sequence GTGAGCGATTGCTCAGAGCTACATGTTGCTGCCGGCGTTATTCGTAACGACCGTGGCGAAATTCTCATTGCGAAGCGTCCAGCCCATGTCCACCAAGGCGATCTCTGGGAGTTCCCGGGCGGCAAGCTGGAACCCGGTGAGACGGCAAGGGAAGCTTTGAGCCGGGAGATCTACGAAGAACTCAACCTCAAGGTTATCGACACATCGCCTTTGATCCGAATTCGCCACACTTATCCGGAGCGGCGCGTTCTGCTTGACGTGTGGCGGGTGGACCGGTTTGACGGTACGCCCGTGGGCATGCAGGGACAACCGATTCGTTGGGTTTCGCCCGACGATCTGCCTCGGTTTGTGTTTCCTGCGGCGAATCGACCCATTGTCACGGCCGCGAGGCTTCCCGATCGATACGCGATTCTGGACGATGAATCGGGCGATGAAGCGGTCTTGCGCGAGCGCCTGTACCGTATCGTTTCGCAAGGCATAGAGCTGATCCAATTACGGGCGCGGCGCTTAGCTGTGCACCGATATGAGGCATTGGCTGAATTCGCTGAGGACTATTGCCGGGCCCGGGGCGTAACCTTGTTGCTGAACGCGGATCCCGAATGGGTTTCCAGAACATCGGCTGCAGGTGTACATCTCACGGCAGAGAGGCTCATGCGTCTGAATGGACGGCCATTAGAGCAGGATCGTTGGGTTGCCGCATCTTGCCACGATCTGCGTGAGCTGAGACATGCGGAGCGGATCGGCGTCGATCTGGCCGTTCTTGCCCCGGTGCTGCCCACGCCCACGCACCCGGCAGCCAAGCCGCTAGGATGGAAACGTTTCGCCGAACTGGTGGATCAGGTAAACCTCCCGGTCTTCGCTTTAGGGGGGCTATCGCCAGCAGATATTGAGGTCGCGAGATGGCATGGCGCTCAAGGCGTGGCGGCTATCCGAGGTTTTCTTCGATAG
- the glnA gene encoding glutamate--ammonia ligase, whose amino-acid sequence MTPKDVLQLMKEKEVKYVDLRFADTRGKEQHVTVPANTVDEDLFEDGKMFDGSSIAGWKSINESDMILMPDPTTAVMDPFLDDPTLILRCDIVEPATMQGYDRDPRSIAKRAEAYLKSTGIADTALFGPENEFFVFDDVRWSVSIQGAFYKVDSEEASWNTEKVYENGNIGHRPSVKGGYFPVPPVDSMQDLRSAMCNTLEDMGLTVEVHHHEVATAGQCEIGVKCNTLVKKADEVLILKYVVQNVAHAYGKTATFMPKPLVGDNGNGMHVHQSLAKEGVNLFSGDLYGGLSELALFYIGGIIKHARALNAFCNASTNSYKRLVPGFEAPVMLAYSARNRSASIRVPYIINPKARRIEVRFPDSTANPYFAFAAMLMAGLDGIQNKIHPGDAMDKDLYDLPPEEAREIPQVCHALDMALEALSADREFLTRGGVFTNDAIDAYIDLKMQEVTRLRMSTHPVEYDMYYSL is encoded by the coding sequence ATGACGCCAAAAGATGTACTCCAGCTGATGAAGGAAAAGGAGGTCAAATATGTCGATTTGAGATTTGCCGATACCCGCGGCAAGGAACAGCATGTGACGGTTCCGGCGAATACTGTCGACGAAGACTTATTTGAAGACGGCAAGATGTTTGACGGTTCGTCTATCGCGGGCTGGAAAAGCATCAACGAGTCGGACATGATTCTTATGCCCGACCCGACAACGGCGGTTATGGATCCGTTCTTGGACGATCCAACCCTGATTCTTCGCTGTGACATCGTGGAACCGGCGACGATGCAGGGATACGATCGCGACCCACGGTCGATCGCGAAGCGCGCCGAAGCTTACCTGAAATCCACCGGAATCGCGGACACGGCCTTATTTGGGCCGGAAAACGAGTTCTTCGTTTTCGACGACGTGCGCTGGAGCGTTTCCATTCAGGGTGCCTTCTACAAAGTCGATTCCGAAGAAGCCAGCTGGAATACCGAGAAAGTTTACGAAAACGGCAATATCGGTCATCGCCCGAGCGTCAAAGGGGGATACTTCCCGGTGCCGCCCGTGGATTCCATGCAGGATTTGCGCTCAGCGATGTGCAATACGCTGGAAGATATGGGGCTGACGGTCGAGGTTCATCACCACGAAGTGGCGACCGCCGGGCAATGCGAGATCGGCGTCAAGTGTAATACGCTTGTAAAGAAAGCCGACGAAGTTCTCATTCTCAAATATGTGGTGCAGAATGTCGCCCACGCTTATGGTAAGACGGCCACATTCATGCCGAAACCATTGGTCGGTGATAACGGTAACGGCATGCACGTTCACCAATCCCTGGCTAAAGAAGGGGTGAACCTATTCAGCGGAGACTTGTACGGCGGTCTCTCCGAATTGGCCCTGTTCTACATCGGTGGCATCATCAAGCACGCTAGAGCCTTGAATGCCTTCTGCAACGCGTCGACCAACAGCTATAAGCGCCTGGTCCCCGGTTTCGAAGCGCCGGTTATGCTGGCCTACTCCGCGCGCAATCGTTCGGCGTCCATCCGGGTGCCGTATATCATCAATCCGAAAGCACGCCGTATCGAGGTTCGCTTCCCGGATTCCACCGCGAATCCGTATTTCGCCTTTGCGGCTATGTTGATGGCTGGGCTGGACGGTATTCAGAACAAGATCCATCCGGGCGATGCCATGGACAAGGACCTTTACGATCTGCCGCCGGAAGAAGCAAGGGAGATCCCGCAGGTTTGTCATGCGCTCGATATGGCGCTAGAAGCACTGAGCGCGGACCGCGAGTTCCTGACCCGCGGGGGGGTGTTTACCAACGATGCGATCGATGCTTACATCGACCTCAAAATGCAAGAAGTTACCCGCCTGCGTATGAGCACGCATCCGGTCGAATACGATATGTATTACAGCCTCTAG
- the glnL gene encoding nitrogen regulation protein NR(II) codes for MNNPDPVALYQRILDHLTDAVLVFDPGYRLIYINVAGEMLLAVSSRQVLGTSAKELFFLYDQNIERDLKRTLQQGESLTKRNLALGLPSQAITVNFTITPMLEQDKPVAALVQIEQVDRHLRISMEEQLLAQQNAARMLLRGLAHEIKNPLGGLRGAAQLLDRELVEEELREYTKIIMDESDRLQLLIDRMLEPNKPPRKSRLNIHQVLERVRQLVQVEAPPSVVIERDYDPSIPLVNGDNDQLIQAILNIVRNAAQAVGQKGHILIRTRIHRQVTIGHRRNPMAVKIDIIDDGPGIKPELLGQIFYPMVTGRADGTGLGLSIAQSLINQHGGLVECSSSPGNTVFSIFLPLEKEHE; via the coding sequence ATGAATAATCCAGATCCGGTCGCGCTTTATCAGCGCATTCTCGATCATCTAACCGACGCTGTATTGGTCTTCGATCCCGGGTACCGTTTGATTTACATCAACGTCGCGGGAGAAATGCTGCTGGCCGTGAGTTCGCGACAGGTTCTCGGTACAAGCGCGAAAGAACTATTCTTTCTGTACGATCAGAATATTGAGCGTGATCTAAAACGGACCTTGCAGCAAGGGGAATCGTTGACCAAACGAAATCTAGCCTTGGGTCTTCCATCTCAGGCCATTACCGTAAACTTTACAATCACGCCGATGCTGGAACAGGACAAGCCGGTTGCTGCGCTCGTGCAGATCGAACAGGTGGACCGGCACCTCCGTATATCCATGGAAGAACAGCTTCTCGCGCAGCAAAACGCCGCCCGTATGCTGCTGCGCGGCTTGGCCCATGAGATAAAGAACCCGTTGGGCGGTTTGCGCGGCGCGGCTCAGTTGCTCGACAGAGAGTTGGTCGAAGAAGAGCTGCGGGAATATACGAAAATCATCATGGATGAATCCGACCGGCTACAGTTACTTATCGATCGGATGCTCGAGCCCAACAAACCGCCTCGGAAAAGCCGGCTCAATATCCACCAGGTGCTGGAACGGGTTCGCCAATTGGTGCAAGTGGAAGCACCGCCAAGCGTCGTCATCGAAAGAGACTATGACCCGAGTATACCCTTGGTGAATGGCGACAACGATCAGCTGATTCAGGCGATCTTGAACATCGTGCGCAATGCCGCACAGGCGGTAGGACAGAAAGGGCATATCCTTATCCGCACGCGGATTCACCGCCAGGTTACGATCGGCCACCGCCGCAACCCAATGGCCGTAAAGATCGACATAATAGATGATGGACCGGGCATCAAGCCGGAACTGCTCGGCCAGATTTTCTACCCGATGGTGACCGGGCGCGCTGACGGTACCGGCCTGGGGCTGTCGATCGCGCAGTCCCTGATCAATCAGCACGGCGGATTAGTCGAGTGCTCGAGTTCCCCGGGCAATACGGTTTTTTCTATTTTCCTGCCTTTGGAGAAGGAACATGAGTAG
- the ntrC gene encoding nitrogen regulation protein NR(I), which produces MSSSAQVWVVDDDRSIRWVLEKALQKASIHTRCFSNANGLLDALDHGVPDAVLTDIRMPGMDGLELLRQLQIKYPQLPIIIMTAHSDLESAVSAFHGGAFEYLPKPFDVDDAVDLVRRACAQSQRARQEQRPPETPEKTPEIIGEAPAMQEVFRAIARLARSHITVLINGESGTGKELVARALHRHSPRADKPFIALNMAAIPRDLLESELFGHERGAFTGAQARRAGRFEQADGGTLFLDEIGDMPADLQTRLLRVLAEGEFFPVGAHAPVKVDVRIIAATHQNLDALVAEGRFREDLYHRLNVIRIHLPPLRERRQDIPLLLNHFLKEASQELKVETKVLLPEVEDYLCRLDWPGNVRQLENTCRWITVMAAGKEVHLDDLPPELLSTKASTPTVVDNWEECFREWVDKRLRRGDRNVAKEAIDSAEGILISTALRFTRGRRQEAAKLLGYGRNTLTRKISELSLDV; this is translated from the coding sequence ATGAGTAGTTCAGCCCAAGTATGGGTGGTGGATGATGATCGCTCGATCCGATGGGTGCTGGAAAAAGCTCTTCAGAAGGCGTCGATACATACGCGTTGCTTTTCCAACGCCAATGGCTTGCTCGATGCGCTCGATCATGGCGTGCCCGACGCCGTCCTGACCGATATCCGAATGCCCGGTATGGACGGGCTCGAGCTCTTACGGCAGTTGCAGATCAAATACCCGCAGCTGCCCATCATCATCATGACGGCGCACTCGGATCTGGAGAGCGCGGTTTCCGCTTTTCATGGCGGCGCATTCGAATATTTGCCCAAGCCTTTCGATGTGGACGATGCCGTCGACTTAGTTCGTCGTGCCTGCGCTCAAAGCCAAAGGGCGCGGCAAGAGCAAAGACCGCCTGAGACGCCGGAAAAAACGCCGGAAATCATCGGGGAGGCACCGGCCATGCAGGAGGTTTTTCGCGCCATCGCCCGCCTTGCCCGCTCTCACATCACGGTTTTGATCAACGGTGAATCGGGCACCGGCAAAGAATTGGTCGCCCGCGCCCTGCATCGCCACAGTCCACGAGCGGACAAACCGTTTATCGCTCTCAACATGGCCGCCATTCCGCGCGATCTGCTGGAATCGGAACTGTTCGGCCATGAACGCGGTGCATTCACCGGTGCTCAGGCTCGTCGGGCCGGGCGTTTCGAACAAGCCGATGGAGGTACGTTGTTTCTGGATGAAATCGGTGACATGCCGGCCGATTTGCAAACTCGGTTGCTGCGTGTCCTGGCCGAAGGCGAGTTTTTTCCCGTCGGTGCTCACGCGCCGGTCAAGGTGGACGTCCGTATCATCGCCGCGACTCACCAAAATTTGGATGCGCTGGTTGCCGAGGGGCGCTTCAGGGAAGACTTGTACCACCGTCTAAATGTCATCCGCATTCACCTCCCGCCTTTACGCGAGCGACGCCAGGATATTCCTTTGTTGCTAAACCACTTCCTGAAGGAAGCGAGTCAAGAACTGAAGGTTGAAACGAAAGTTCTGTTGCCGGAGGTGGAGGACTACCTCTGCAGGCTCGACTGGCCGGGTAATGTACGCCAGCTGGAGAATACCTGCCGCTGGATCACGGTTATGGCGGCGGGCAAGGAGGTTCATCTGGACGATCTCCCGCCGGAGTTGCTGAGTACCAAGGCGAGCACCCCCACGGTCGTCGATAATTGGGAGGAATGTTTTCGGGAATGGGTCGACAAGCGGTTGAGGCGCGGGGATAGGAACGTAGCAAAGGAAGCGATCGATTCCGCCGAGGGCATTTTGATTTCCACCGCGCTGCGATTCACCCGTGGCCGCCGCCAGGAGGCCGCTAAACTCCTGGGTTATGGTCGCAATACGTTGACGCGAAAGATCAGCGAGCTGAGTCTGGACGTATAA